A stretch of Henckelia pumila isolate YLH828 chromosome 4, ASM3356847v2, whole genome shotgun sequence DNA encodes these proteins:
- the LOC140862547 gene encoding uncharacterized mitochondrial protein AtMg00820-like → MICWIEAMQEELNKFTRNSVWDLVPRPSHQSITGTRWVFRNKINEDETIIRNKARLVAQGYKQEEGIDYDETYAPVARLEAIRMFLAYASFKDFKVYQMDVKSDFLNENLQ, encoded by the coding sequence ATGATCTGTTGGATAGAAGCCATGCAAGAAGAGCTCAACAAGTTTACTAGAAACTCGGTCTGGGATCTTGTTCCAAGACCATCTCATCAATCTATTACAGGCACTCGATGGGtctttagaaataagataaatgaaGATGAAACGATCATTAGGAACAAAGCTCGACTGGTAGCTCAAGGATATAAGCAAGAGGAAGGaattgactatgacgaaacttaTGCACCAGTAGCTAGACTGGAAGCCATAAGAATGTTCCTTGCTTATGCATCTTTTAAGGACTTCAAGGTTTATcagatggatgtcaaaagtgatTTCTTAAATGAAAACCTTCAATAG